In Vibrio mangrovi, the DNA window CTGCTGTAACTGCTCACGACACTCAGACTCAAGCAACCCCTTTTCAATCTGGGCGTAATGATAGGCAGCTTCACTTTCAAACAGGTTCAGGACTGTACCAGCAGCACCGGCTTTCAAATCCGGTGCGCCAAACACAATACGCCTGACCCGACTGTGTAATAAAGCCCCGGCACACATCGGACAGGGCTCCAGAGTTACATATAGTGTCGTGTCTACCAGCCGATAGTTTTCCACGACCTGTCCGGCTTTCCGTAACACCTGAATTTCAGCATGCGCGGTTGCATCATGGGTAATAATCGAACGATTCCATCCTTCAGCAATAATCTGACCATCTCTGACCAGCACAGCTCCGACCGGGACTTCTCCTTCCAGCTCTGCCTGATGTGCCAGTTGCATCGCTCTGCGCATGAACTGCTCATCTTCGGCAGAGAAATTTTGCGTCTGCATGGATCCTCTATTTATCCGAACACCACCACTCACATCATTATACCCGAATCTTTTCAGGATGTTCCGCTCATTAATTCCGAGAGATCCTTCGGACTATTTGTCAGTTAATACATCATAAAGCCAATGCCTCATAAAGATAGTCAGCCAGTAAACGGACTTTCGGTGAGATATGCCGATTCTGAGGGTACAACGCCCAGACTCCTTCCCGGTCATCCCGATAGCGGGTCAGCACTTCAACCAATTGACCAGAAGCAAGATAAGGCTCAACGTAGTAGTCCGGTAACTGAGCCAGTCCCATCCCTCTCAAAGCTGCATCCAGCAGAACAACCCCACTGTTACACCGCATCCGCCCCCGGATTCCCAGAGAGCGGGCATGATGGTGATCTTTGAAACGCCAGTGGTCATTCGTGCCAACCAGACACTGATGTTTGGATAACTCAGAAAGTGTATAGGGTTCTCCATACTGAGCCAGATATTCTGGCGCAGCACAGACATGCAGGCATCTGGGACGCAGTTTTCTGGCCACGAAGCTGGAATCATGCAGCTGTCCCAGCCGAATCGCCAGATCGACCCCATTTTCGATCAGATCCAACTGTTGATTAGTCAGCACCAGTTCCAGCTCCAGTTTTGGATACTGCTGTAAGAAATCATGCAGCAACGGAGAGATTTTCTGTTCCCCATAAGTCACCGGGGCGGTGACTTTCAACCGTCCAATCGGTACCTGCTGCATTTGTGTCACGGTCCGTTCGGCGTGTTCCAGCCCTTCAATCAACTGCTTACATTGCTGATAGTAAATCTGTCCGGCTTCGGTCAACGACACCTTCCGGGTCGTACGTAACAGTAGTTTAATCGCCAGCCGTTCCTCCAGCGCCGCCACCCGA includes these proteins:
- the tadA gene encoding tRNA adenosine(34) deaminase TadA → MQTQNFSAEDEQFMRRAMQLAHQAELEGEVPVGAVLVRDGQIIAEGWNRSIITHDATAHAEIQVLRKAGQVVENYRLVDTTLYVTLEPCPMCAGALLHSRVRRIVFGAPDLKAGAAGTVLNLFESEAAYHYAQIEKGLLESECREQLQQFFRRRRQEIKEAKRQQQTDGGNQSETTSE
- a CDS encoding LysR family transcriptional regulator, which translates into the protein MAIWDGVSEFVAVAETESFTKAAQKLTTSVANVSRRVAALEERLAIKLLLRTTRKVSLTEAGQIYYQQCKQLIEGLEHAERTVTQMQQVPIGRLKVTAPVTYGEQKISPLLHDFLQQYPKLELELVLTNQQLDLIENGVDLAIRLGQLHDSSFVARKLRPRCLHVCAAPEYLAQYGEPYTLSELSKHQCLVGTNDHWRFKDHHHARSLGIRGRMRCNSGVVLLDAALRGMGLAQLPDYYVEPYLASGQLVEVLTRYRDDREGVWALYPQNRHISPKVRLLADYLYEALAL